From one Lycium ferocissimum isolate CSIRO_LF1 chromosome 5, AGI_CSIRO_Lferr_CH_V1, whole genome shotgun sequence genomic stretch:
- the LOC132057784 gene encoding isoflavone reductase homolog A622-like, which yields MEFGSMGSAAIYVKEEDIATYTIKAVDDPRTLNTTLHMRPSANILSFNETVSLLEKKIGETLEKLHLSEEDILQIIQVFVKDDSANFEVDPSIGVEATELYPEVKCTTVNEYYNKFV from the exons ATGGAGTTTGGGTCGATGGGATCTGCTG CAATATATGTCAAGGAAGAAGACATAGCCACATACACCATTAAAGCAGTAGATGATCCACGAACCTTGAATACAACTCTTCATATGAGACCTTCTGCCAATATTTTGTCCTTCAATGAGACAGTGTCCTTGTTGGAGAAAAAGATTGGCGAGACTCTCGAGAAGTTGCATCTTTCAGAGGAAGATATTCTCCAGATTATACAAG TTTTTGTTAAAGATGATTCTGCAAACTTTGAGGTTGATCCTTCTATAGGTGTCGAAGCCACTGAGCTTTATCCAGAAGTGAAATGCACAACTGTAAACGAGTACTATAATAAATTTGTCTAG